ACCACGCGCTGCTTGTCGCGGGTGCGCAGGGTGAGCGAGGCGGGCATGGCCGAGAAGGCCCCCAGGCTGTCCTCCAGCTGGCGCGCGAGGGCGGGCAGCCCTTCCGGGGGCGTCTTCGCCGCGCGCTCGAGCCGGCCCTGCAGCGAGCGGCGCAAATCCATGGTGGCCCCGCGCAGCGCCACCGCCGCGCTCACCTGGTGCGTATGGCCGGGCACCACCTCTTCCCGGCGCACGTCCTCGAAGGCCGCCGCCGTCAGGTAGACGAGATCCCCAATGCGCGAGCGGAAGTCCAGGCGGAAGGTCTGCAGCTCCGTCATCAGCCCCCACCGGTTGCTCACCACCTCCGGCAGGCGGACGCGCTCGCCCAGATCCGCCACGCGGCGCGCCAGCCGCGCGGCGCTCGCCTGGAGCAGGGCCTCGACTTCCTGGGTGAGCCGCTCGTCGGCGCTTGCGGGCGGAGGCCTCCAGCCCTGGCCGGTGCCCGCCGCGCGCGCCTCCCCGGGAAACTGCTCGCGGATGACGGCGATGAGGTGGTTGACGCCCAGGAGCGTCTCGCCGATGGCGGGCGCCATCGTCTCCCAGAGCGAGAGGTCCGCGCCGTCCGGCTCCACGCTGGTGGGCTCGTACTTGACGATGTTGAGGTGCCCCAGCCGGTCGATGGCCCGCGCCGCCGCCCGGTAGACGCGCTCCAGCCGGTCCGCGAGGTGGCGGTCCGTCAGGGCATCGAGCAGCGTCTCCAGGCGGGCGGGAAGGGGCTCCAGCGGGGGCGGGGTCCGGGCCGCGGGCATGGTCAGGGCCCGCCGTCGGTGGCGGGCGTGGCGGCGGGGGCTTCCGCGGGCTCTCCGGAGACGTCCATCTCGGACAGCTGGCCGTGCTCGCGCAGGAAGGCCTGGACGAGGCTGTCCACCTGGTCGGGCTGCTTGTTGAGGAGCATCGCGCTCGCCGCGCGCGTGCGGGCCTCCAGCGCCGTCTCGCCCAGGGCCTGGTGGATGCGGGTGAGCGCCACGTGGACCTCGGGATCGAACGGGTTGGTGGACAGCGCCTCCTGGTAGGCCGCCTTCGCCTTCGGGTAGTCCTTGCGGAACAGCAGGATGCGGCCCAGGTGCACGTTCGTCTGGGGCGAGCCGGGGTGGACCCGCAGCGAGCCGCGCAGCACCTGCTCGGCCTCCTCCAGCCGCTTGAGGTGCAGCAGCGCCAGCGCGTACTTGTTGGACACCGACTCGTACTTGTCCCCGACGATGGCGTGCGCCTTGGCGTACTCCTCGGAGGCGGCCAGCATCCGGTTGCGCTCGCGCAGCAGCTCGCCCAGGTGCGCGAACTTGCGCGCGGGCACCTCCGTCACCTCGACGAAGTCGCCGAAGGAGATCTCCTTGCCCTTCTTGGGGTCCTCCTTGTCCTGGCCCTTGTCGTGCTCCTTGAGCACCACCTCATCGCGCGGCAGCAGCTCCTTGGGGAAGGGCTGCTTCTTGATGTGCGCCAGCCAGGACTTCTCGAACAGGGCAAAGGGCACCCCCATGGCGGCCTCCACCGCCTTGCGGTCCTGCTGCCCCTTGCGCAGCTCCTGGATGAGGGTGCGCAGCCCCGCGGTGCCCTTCGTCTGGTGCACGTAGTCGATGGCGTAATAGACCTCGGCGAACGCCGTGGCCGCGTCCTCCGCGGTGGGCAGCATGGCGATGGACGGGTGCATCTTCTCGAAGGGGATGAGCGTGTCGGCCTTCACGCGCCGGCCCAGCAGCGCCAGCGTGGAGGGCGTCATCGCCATGCCGGCCTTGCCGCGCCAGCGCGACTCCATGAACTTGGCCAGCCCCTCGTGCAGCCAGATGGGCACCGTGTTGTGGCTCATCTGGCTGACCACCAGGTGGATGTACTCGTGCGCCAGCGTGTCCTGCCAGTCGTAGCCGCGCGCCACGGCCTTGGGGCTCGTGAGCATCAGCTTGCTGAACTTGCAGATGGCGATGGTGCCCGTCGTTTGAATCTGCTCGTAGGTGAGGGTGCTGACCTTGGACAGCTCGCGGGCGTTGTTCACCAGCTCCACGCGCACCTTGCCGGGCGGCGTCCACCCCAGGTCCTCCACCATGGCCCGGTAGGTGGCCTCCAGCGTCTCCAGCGCGTACGGGACGAGGATCTCCTCCTTGCCCTTCGGGTAGAAGAGGATGAAGTGGTCGCTCTCGGTGCGCTGGTGGTTCTTGAAGATGCGCTGCGTGTCCTTGGCCAGCCGCAGGTAGCTGCCGGGCTTGTCCTCCACCCGGGCCGCCTGGAGCAGCTCCACCGCCTCGGTGTACTGCCCCTCCTCGAAGGCGATGCGCCCCTGGAAGTACTTCAGCGGCTCGATGTCCGCGGGCACCAGCTCCTCCAGCTGCGTCAGCTCGCGGCGCGCGCCCACCACGTCCCAGCCGTCCAGCGCCTCCTCGATGCGCGTCAGGCGCGATTTGACTTCGCTCTTGAGGTCCTCGTCCGCGTGGGCCGGAGGCGTGGCCAGGAGCAAGGCCAGCAGGGCCAGGGTGGCCCCGAGCCCCTTGCCTGGCCCGCCGCGGTGGCGCGCCTCGCGCGCGGAAGCATCCCGGTTCCGGCTCACTTCACCAGCTCCTCGTAGTAGCGCTTCACCTGCTCCCGGTACCGCTCGGGGGCCCCTTGCTTCATCGCGTCCAGCAGGTCCTTGCGGAACTCCTTGGGGGCCTGGAAGGCGTCCTCGTCGGGCAGCTCGACCTTGTCGCGCGGATCCTGGCCGTTGCCCTCCCGGCCCCGGCCGCCGGCACCCATGGGCAGGGGCAGGCCGCCCTTGCCGCCGCCCTGCTGGCTCTCGCGCATCTGCTTCTGGAAGCGCCGCAGCCCATCGAGCGCCGCCTGCTGCTCGCCGTAGCCCCGGCCCGGGTCCTGCCCCTGCATCCGCTGGGCGGCCTCGCCCATGCGCTGGCCAATGCCCTCCATCTGCTCGCCGGCCTCCTTGCCGAACAGGGGCGCCGTCTGCTCCATCTCCTCCATCTGCTGGCGCAGCCCCTGGGCGCGCTGCTCCAGGGCCTGCTGCTGCTGGCCGAGCTGCTGGAGCTGCTGCCGGTCCTGGGCGCTCATCTGCGAGCCCGGCTGGGGGAAGAGCGACTGGAGCTGCTGGTTCACGTCCTGCACGCGGTTCGCGTCGCGCTGGAGCCGCTGCGCCATCTGGGCGGACTGCTCGCGCGCGTCGGGCGGGTTGCCGAACATCTCGTCGAGCTGGCGCTGGCGCTCGCCCAGGGCGGCGAGCTGCTGGGCCATCTCCTCGGCGCGCTGGGCGGCCTCCGAGGCCAGGTCGAAGTCGTCCTGCTTCAGCGCGTTCTTCAGGTTCTCCAGCTGGGACTGGGCCTCGGCCATGGGGGCCGCGGAGCGGCTGTCGAGCCGCTCCGAGCCCAGCTCCGAGTAGCTCTTCTGCACCTGCTCCACCTGGCGCATCAGGTCGTCCTTCATCGCCTTGCCGCGCTCGGAGATGCGCTCGCGGTTCTGCTGGCGGGCCTTGTCGCGCAGGGCCTTGGTGGCCTCGGAGACCTGCTGCTGCTCCTGCACCGTCTGCTGCAGGTCCTCCATGAACTTGCCGAACTTCTCCGTCAGCTCCGGGTACTGCTCGCCGCCGAACTCCTGCTGGGCCTCATTGAGCGACTCCATCATCTGGTCCATCTGCATGGAGAGCTCCTGGAGCTTGGCCATGGCCTCGTCCACCTTGCCCTCGCGCATGAGCCGCTCCACGTCGTCCAGCGCGCTGGAGACGTCCTGGTCCTTCATCATCTCCTCGAGCGCCTCGGCGTTGAGGTGCTCGTCGCGGATGCTCTTGCGCAGCTCGGCCATGCGCCGCACCAGCTCCTGGATGCGCTCGCGCATCTGCTGGATCTGCTGCATTACCTGCTGGCGGGCCTCGTCGCTGGGGCTCTTCTTGTACTCCTCCAAAAGCTGCGTCAGGTCCCTGCGCTGGCTGTTGAGCTCCTCGGCCAGCTCGCGCAGCGCCTCCAGCTTCTGCCGGTCCAGCAGCGACTCCAGATAGAGGATGTTCTTCTCCGTCTCGGTGATTTCCTCGTTCACCGCCCCGGTCAGCCGCGCCCCCGTGCCCCAGTCCTCGCCGCGCATCTTCTGGGTGCGCAGGTAGATGCGGCGCAGGTCCTGCGTGGTGGTGAGCCTGCGGACCATGCCGTCCGAGACGTTGTTCAGCGCCGAGACGAGCTCCACCGGGACGTCGCGCTCGCGCGACAGCTCCTGGGCCAGGGCGCGCATGTCCGAGACGAGCTGCTGGCCGCTGGCATCCACCGCCTGGCCCGCCGCGATGCGCTCCAGCTGCTTGTCCTTCGCGCGGTCCGGGCTCTCCAGCCGCTCGGCGAGGTGGTCCACCAGCCGGCCCCACATCGCTTCGATCTTCTCCAGGGCGGCGCGGCGGTGCTCGGCGGCGCTGTAGATGCGCAGCGCCAGCGTGCGGCTGACCCCGCGCTTGGGGCCCTCCACCGCGTCGTTGTCCTTCGCCTCGATGTAATAGGTGATGCGGTCGCCGGGCTTCGCGTTGAGCGTGTGGACCTTCCACGCATGGAGCCCCTGGGTGCGGCGGCCGTCCTCGCGCTTGAGCGGGATGCGCTGCTCCTGCGCGGAGCCGGGCATGCGGTAGACGAGCGCCAGCTCTCCGAGCCCGTAGTCATCCGAGGCGGTGTACTTGAGGGAGACCTCCTGGTCCGGGTCCACCTCCAGCTCCGTGGCCGGGGTGAGCAGCGCCACCTGGGGGGCCGCGTCCGCCTCGACGGTGAGGGCGATGCCGGGCCCGACGGCCAGGGGCTTGGTGCGCGAGCCGTAGAAAATGAAGTGGTAGGTGCCGGTCTTCTTCGCCACGAAGGAGCCCGTCAGCTCCCGGTTGCCCGTGACGGTGAGCGGCAGGGTCTCCCCGTTGATGCTCATCTCCGCGCGCTCCACCTCCCGGTCCGAGCGCGTCTTGAGCAGCACCTCGGTGCCGGACGGGGCGCTCACCTCGCCGTTGGTCCCGGCCACGGTGCGCGGCGCCAGCCCCGTGTAAGCCGGGTAGCGGTACGTCAGCTCGATGTCGCCGGTGATGGGCTCCAGCTGGGCGGAGGCCTCGACGTCCCGGCCCGCCTCCCACGCCTTCACCGCGCCCGCGCGCCAGCGGCCTCCCGCGAGCGCCAGAACCAAGCCCACCGCCAGGACCAGGGCCCCCAGCCCCTGGCCCGCGCGCTTCACCCGGGTTGCGTCCACGACGCTGGCGGGGCTGACCCGGCGCGTCCGGACATCCATCTGCGAGAGGAACGCGTCCGCCAGCTCCGCGGAGTGGTGCTGCGCGCCCTCCCCCCGGCGCAGCTCCACGGAGGCGAGCACGTCCAGGGACAGCTCCGGCCGCCGCTGCCCCACCAGGCGGGCGGTCCGGACATCGTCGCCCACCATCTTCCGGGCGAACCCCAGGCTCCAGGCGCACGCGGCCGCCCCGGCCACGGGCAGGGTCAGCAGCAGCACCCACCGGCCGAGCAGCGGCCACACGAGGGCGAGAAATCCGCCCGTAAGGGCCAGCACCAGCAGGATGCCCGTTCCCAGCAGGGCCCCTTCGAGCCAGAGCTGGCGGCGCTGGTGCGCACGGACCCCGGCCAGCAGGGCGTCCACCTCACGTCCGCGCCGGCTCCTGATGGCAGGGGCGGGGGGCGGCGGCGGGAAGGGGGGCGAAGGGGGAAGGTCCGGGCCTGGGCTCTGCGGGGTTTCCAGGTTCAATGTCTCGTCCGCTCAGTGGCGAGGCAACCCGTGGGGAGGGCGCCTATTTCCCAAATCTCTATCAACGTCCCCCCGCGCGGGCTGCCTGGCCCCCCTCCCGGTGTCCCCTGCGGACAGTGCGGCGGGCGGGATGTTCAGCCGGCGTCCGTATCCGTCTGCGCGGCCGGCTCCGAGGACACGGTGCCGGTGGGGATGCCGCCCAGCTCCGCGGCGAGCGCGGTCAGCATGTCCTGGGTGTGGAGGATGTGCGGGCGCGACATGCGCGACAGCACGCGCTGCACGGCCGACTCCACCGTGCCCGTGGAGGGCACATCCAGCGTGCGGCCCGACTCGGTGAGGGCGAAGAGCGCCTTGCGCCCATCGAGCGGATCCGACTTGCGCTCCAGCAGGCCCCGCTTCTCCAGCCGCTTGAGCACGCCCGTGAGCGTGCTGGGGTGCACGTGGAGAATCTGCGCCAGCGCGCCGGCGGTGATGCCCGGGAAGCGGCCCACCAGCCGCAGCACCAGCCGCTGCGGCCCGGTGACGCCCAGGTTCGATTCCATCCGCTTGGATGTCGACTGCAGGCCGTGATCCACCGCCCACAGCAGGCGCATGAACTCGAGGACCTCTCCCAACGGAGGCCCCTGGGTTTTGGCCCGTGTCTCCGATTCCGTCCCGCCGCTCTCGTCCTGCTCCTTCATGCCCTCAGTTTCCTTCAACTCCGCCTCCATGTCGCCCGTTGCAGACATGTAGCTCAGGCGCCCTGCATCGGTTCGAAGATTCACTACCTGCCGGGCCGGTACAAGCCTGGCCGCCTGGCTCCCGTGGGCCCGGAACGCGCCCTGCCGCCAGCGCCATCGTATTGACTCGCTGCGTCAAAACCGGGAGGGCTGCCAGGCAATGGCATTCCGGGCAGCCCTCCCGCGCCCTCTTACCCCTTCGGCTTCGGGGGCGGGGGCTCGGCGCCGGCCTTCTGTTGGGTGAGCGTCGAGGGGCCCGTCACCGTCAGGTACGGCTTGAGCTTCTGGAACTTCTTCTTGCCGAAGCCCTTCACCTTCACCAGCTCCTCGGGCCGCTGGAAGCGGCGTTTGACCCGCTGCGCGAGGATGCGCTGCACGGCCTTCATCCCCACGCCGGGCAGCCGGTCCAGCTCCTCCTCCGTGGCCTCGTTGAGGTTCACCACGCCCGTGTACTGGGTGCGCGCCTTGCCGCGCGCCTCCGCCCCGCTGGCGCCCAGCAGTCCCAGCCCGAGCACCACCCCCCACACCCTGCGCCGCACGGGCCCCCTCACGTGTGGCCCCCCATGAGCTCCGGCTCGAGCCCCGGGCCGGGCGCGTACCGGCCCCCCGGCGGCTGCGCCCCGTCCCGCCGCTCCGCCGCCTCGCGCACGTGCAGCTTTCCATCCAGGGGCAGCACATCCAGCAGCACGTTCAGCGAGCCGTCCTTGTTCACGAAGGCGCTGCCCGCGCGCACCCAGATGCTCCCGCCCTTGCCCTCCCGGATGGAGAACACCGCCAATCGCTTCCCTGCCGTCAGCATCGTCCGCCCACTCCTTCACGCCCGCCGGGCCACCCATGGCCCGGCCGCCTCACCGGCTCTGGCCGCCTGAGGCCACCGGCACCTGCAGCACCCTTCGTGCCAGGCCTCGCTCCCTCCGGGCAGGGCGGCAGTCCCGTCCCGCGATTGGCCCCTGCGTCCACGAAACGGGATGCGAGGTCTGGACAGGGCTCACCTTGCCGCACCTTGTCCGCTGCCGGGAAACGCCATTGTCCTTTTGGCCGAGTGTGGGGCTGGACGCACCCGGAGGGCATGCACAGCTTCCGGCCTCCGCTTCGACCGAAGGGTGTGCCTTGGCGCTCAAGTTCTCCATCTTGGCCTCGCAACTGCTCGCCGATCGGCAAACGGTGCTGCGCTCCGTCTCGTGGCCGGTGCTGGTGTGGGAGTCGCCCGCGCAGCGGTGGGATTTCCAGGCCAACGCGTGCTCCGTCACGCCCGCGCGGGCGCGCGCGCCGCAGGGGTCGCTCGAGCTGCACGTGCTGGAATTGCGCGAGCGCTTTCCGGCGCGCAACGAGCTGAAGCTCGGCCGCAGCCTGGACAATGACGCGGTGCTCGAGGACCTCACCGTCTCTCGCACCCACGCCTTCTTCCGCAAGGAGCCGCACACGGGCGTGTGGCATGTGGTGGATGCCGGCAGCCACAACGGCACCTTCGTGGGCGGCGTGCTCATCGTCCCGGGCCGGCCCACGCCCCTGTTCGACCGCTCCGCGCTGCGCTTCGGGCGCGTGGAGGTGAGCTTCCTCCAGGCCGCCGCCTTCGAGCAGTACGTGCACACGCGCCTGGCGCCGCCGCCGGCGCGCTTGACGCACGTGGGGTGAGCCCCTACAAGGGGCACGCCCTTGGGTGCCCACACCGGGCACGCAAGAGGGAAGCCGGTGGAAGACCGGCGCGGTCCCGCCACTGTGAGTGGGCAGCCAAGCCCATGAGCCAGGAGACCTGCCCAGGGGTCCGGGCGCCCCGGTGAGGGCTCCGGTTGGCCTTCTCTCTTCGAGAGAGAGAGTGGAAGGCGGAGCATGGCGTGGCCCGCGCGCGCCGGGCTGGCAGTGTGCCTGGCGCTCAGCATGAGCAGGTCCGTGAGGGCCCAGGAGACCGCCGCCCCGGCCGGTCCCGAGGCCGCGTCCGTCCGCGCGCCCGAGGTGCCCGTCTTCTCCGTGCCCGCCGTGGAGGTCCACGCCTCCCCCGTGTCGGAGCCTCCGGAGTCGGCGGCCCGGAGGGACCCCAGCGGCGCGCTCACCGTCATCGACACGGAGGACTTCGGCGGGGCGGCCCGCGACACCGCCGAGGTGCTCGCCACCGCGCCGGGCGTGGCGGTGCAGGACAGCGGCGGCTACGGCCAGAGCAAGAGCCTGGTGGTGCGCGGCGCGGCGGCCAACGGGACGCTCGTGCTGCTGGATGGCATTCCGTTGAATGGCGCGGGCGGCATCGCGGATCTGTCGCGCGTGCCGCTGGCGCTGGTGGAGCGCTTCGAGGTGCTGCGCGGGGGGGCGGGCGCCCGCTACGGCTCGGGCGGGCTCGGGGGCGTGGTGAACGTCGTCACCCGGCGGCCCGGCCACGCGGCGCGGGTGGCGGGGGAGGCCAGCTATGGAAGCTGGGACACCGTGCGCGGGTGGGGGATGGCCTCGGGGCCGGTGGGGCAGGGCGAGGCGTTGCTGCTGCTCCATGGGGGCCGCTCCACGGGGAACTTCCGCTTCCTCTTCGACGCGAGCCCCGCGCTGCCGGGAGATCCGCTCGTCGAGCGGCGCCGCGCGAACAACGGCGCGCGGGGCGCCGGGGGGCTGCTCCGGCTGAGGCACGGGCTGGGCGAGACGCTGGAGCTGGATGCCCTGCTGGAGCTGTCCGCCGATGACCGGGGGCTGGCGGGCACCGCGCAGAACCCGTTGCCGGACGCGCGGCAGGAGGCCGGGCGGGTGGCGGCCAGCGTGCGGCTGTCGGGCGAGGCCGGCGGGGTGCAAGGCTCGGCGCGGGCCTGGTTCCGCGGGGACCGCATCGGGCTGTCCAGCGGGCCCTTGGTCACCCAGGGCCACCAGGTGCAGCGCGTGGGCGGCGGGGAGGTGGAGGCGCGCACGCAGCTGGGTGCGCGGCACGGCGTCTCGG
Above is a genomic segment from Stigmatella erecta containing:
- a CDS encoding peptidase MA family metallohydrolase; the encoded protein is MSRNRDASAREARHRGGPGKGLGATLALLALLLATPPAHADEDLKSEVKSRLTRIEEALDGWDVVGARRELTQLEELVPADIEPLKYFQGRIAFEEGQYTEAVELLQAARVEDKPGSYLRLAKDTQRIFKNHQRTESDHFILFYPKGKEEILVPYALETLEATYRAMVEDLGWTPPGKVRVELVNNARELSKVSTLTYEQIQTTGTIAICKFSKLMLTSPKAVARGYDWQDTLAHEYIHLVVSQMSHNTVPIWLHEGLAKFMESRWRGKAGMAMTPSTLALLGRRVKADTLIPFEKMHPSIAMLPTAEDAATAFAEVYYAIDYVHQTKGTAGLRTLIQELRKGQQDRKAVEAAMGVPFALFEKSWLAHIKKQPFPKELLPRDEVVLKEHDKGQDKEDPKKGKEISFGDFVEVTEVPARKFAHLGELLRERNRMLAASEEYAKAHAIVGDKYESVSNKYALALLHLKRLEEAEQVLRGSLRVHPGSPQTNVHLGRILLFRKDYPKAKAAYQEALSTNPFDPEVHVALTRIHQALGETALEARTRAASAMLLNKQPDQVDSLVQAFLREHGQLSEMDVSGEPAEAPAATPATDGGP
- a CDS encoding DUF4175 family protein; this translates as MDALLAGVRAHQRRQLWLEGALLGTGILLVLALTGGFLALVWPLLGRWVLLLTLPVAGAAACAWSLGFARKMVGDDVRTARLVGQRRPELSLDVLASVELRRGEGAQHHSAELADAFLSQMDVRTRRVSPASVVDATRVKRAGQGLGALVLAVGLVLALAGGRWRAGAVKAWEAGRDVEASAQLEPITGDIELTYRYPAYTGLAPRTVAGTNGEVSAPSGTEVLLKTRSDREVERAEMSINGETLPLTVTGNRELTGSFVAKKTGTYHFIFYGSRTKPLAVGPGIALTVEADAAPQVALLTPATELEVDPDQEVSLKYTASDDYGLGELALVYRMPGSAQEQRIPLKREDGRRTQGLHAWKVHTLNAKPGDRITYYIEAKDNDAVEGPKRGVSRTLALRIYSAAEHRRAALEKIEAMWGRLVDHLAERLESPDRAKDKQLERIAAGQAVDASGQQLVSDMRALAQELSRERDVPVELVSALNNVSDGMVRRLTTTQDLRRIYLRTQKMRGEDWGTGARLTGAVNEEITETEKNILYLESLLDRQKLEALRELAEELNSQRRDLTQLLEEYKKSPSDEARQQVMQQIQQMRERIQELVRRMAELRKSIRDEHLNAEALEEMMKDQDVSSALDDVERLMREGKVDEAMAKLQELSMQMDQMMESLNEAQQEFGGEQYPELTEKFGKFMEDLQQTVQEQQQVSEATKALRDKARQQNRERISERGKAMKDDLMRQVEQVQKSYSELGSERLDSRSAAPMAEAQSQLENLKNALKQDDFDLASEAAQRAEEMAQQLAALGERQRQLDEMFGNPPDAREQSAQMAQRLQRDANRVQDVNQQLQSLFPQPGSQMSAQDRQQLQQLGQQQQALEQRAQGLRQQMEEMEQTAPLFGKEAGEQMEGIGQRMGEAAQRMQGQDPGRGYGEQQAALDGLRRFQKQMRESQQGGGKGGLPLPMGAGGRGREGNGQDPRDKVELPDEDAFQAPKEFRKDLLDAMKQGAPERYREQVKRYYEELVK
- a CDS encoding MarR family winged helix-turn-helix transcriptional regulator gives rise to the protein MKEQDESGGTESETRAKTQGPPLGEVLEFMRLLWAVDHGLQSTSKRMESNLGVTGPQRLVLRLVGRFPGITAGALAQILHVHPSTLTGVLKRLEKRGLLERKSDPLDGRKALFALTESGRTLDVPSTGTVESAVQRVLSRMSRPHILHTQDMLTALAAELGGIPTGTVSSEPAAQTDTDAG
- a CDS encoding ComEA family DNA-binding protein, with translation MRRRVWGVVLGLGLLGASGAEARGKARTQYTGVVNLNEATEEELDRLPGVGMKAVQRILAQRVKRRFQRPEELVKVKGFGKKKFQKLKPYLTVTGPSTLTQQKAGAEPPPPKPKG
- a CDS encoding FHA domain-containing protein, which translates into the protein MALKFSILASQLLADRQTVLRSVSWPVLVWESPAQRWDFQANACSVTPARARAPQGSLELHVLELRERFPARNELKLGRSLDNDAVLEDLTVSRTHAFFRKEPHTGVWHVVDAGSHNGTFVGGVLIVPGRPTPLFDRSALRFGRVEVSFLQAAAFEQYVHTRLAPPPARLTHVG
- a CDS encoding TonB-dependent receptor plug domain-containing protein, encoding MAWPARAGLAVCLALSMSRSVRAQETAAPAGPEAASVRAPEVPVFSVPAVEVHASPVSEPPESAARRDPSGALTVIDTEDFGGAARDTAEVLATAPGVAVQDSGGYGQSKSLVVRGAAANGTLVLLDGIPLNGAGGIADLSRVPLALVERFEVLRGGAGARYGSGGLGGVVNVVTRRPGHAARVAGEASYGSWDTVRGWGMASGPVGQGEALLLLHGGRSTGNFRFLFDASPALPGDPLVERRRANNGARGAGGLLRLRHGLGETLELDALLELSADDRGLAGTAQNPLPDARQEAGRVAASVRLSGEAGGVQGSARAWFRGDRIGLSSGPLVTQGHQVQRVGGGEVEARTQLGARHGVSAVVALSTEDVTGAEGAPGGDSRPGWWRASAMLMDEVRLAGDRLSLVPSLRVERAGPYTLLSPKLGATVALPEGFALRANGGQAHRAPSFQELYVRQGLLLPNPSLKPERVLYVDAAVVHRTAQSLASLGGFYSLYENLIAYELYPPFAAKPYNFASARAVGLEAEGEWRPFPWVAGAFSYTLLVSRNLRDDPRYFLKELPYRPRHKLSVRASGGPRWLTGRVEVATQAAQFVNRTEEAVLPGRTFLHAGLSSTFGRTPELTVSLELKNLLDAQAEDLDGYPLPGRAAYVTVAASFGGSSKRTHTP